Proteins from a genomic interval of Chanos chanos chromosome 3, fChaCha1.1, whole genome shotgun sequence:
- the brd10 gene encoding uncharacterized protein KIAA2026 produces the protein MKVQGDPCRNEPCCISEVVMHNAVGLKDMTEGREGQRLLYFQNSHHQDELDAGSQGSILISQSGSKYTDTECIEVTEDLCNGTSGELDSVISYCDKNDVDMTDGVTEISEDSQSLPEVYPSSAVDDDEDLTPEVRQAFRIFHSFLLEKHKALIAPFWLPIGPGDIRDGEPVANSICFKRIEEKFAKREYETITEFVADFRLMLENCYRFHGVDHWISKQAQKLEIILEQKLTLLSRTLREKTTLAVTSKGRFGAEDEKGTGGTSTRRRSVPRNLAAITVGGSESIMVQALRLEEQQRAKEEKRQRELEKKEAEEASAKEVEEWERALLSQADPWPVETMWELPAIGHFLCLAQKALNLPEIVFFELERCLLMPRCSSFLAKVMTSLLCQPHRRATLHRRPALPYRRWEAELRRRVGGWYQTVGRADDQGSRAEQLGLCQRFFCTLGETSPLEERAFHLLPFSQRVWLLKGLCDNVYETQKDVQDAVLGQPIHECRESILGYDGQENAYIHFPHFCGADLRIYCQSPCMEPEFPLPAVLVKKLERDSTAEGPEVSVETSDRHEDKPGMDHPVDWVKVENGGSSSRDSEVWRGTEDSLQDMGDLNGENEPDQKRQSNFIFHCKNDPESPKRVKEELVEGEHIQFKKEEGEESSDTEPCLRVGENCYRGKSPANSWGRGDMKSSSRPEEDCTQVDGSLGSEQDPCSDCHIRSEQNLETHPCQCTKKLVSKSPTRLPWNANSTEGEAGRVRSKKKKRKKKKGKELRVKGGPSKLGSVKLSQAKAAKSTLRKAACTIKKKDKRKKRKLGKKVDADKVVKKEKDAPQFPVEPTFKLVCSSLEELRDLISKTEDELDELESTKKRSGRWYYKREAVKELHITLIRLLNELTPWEPKLVKAFQRNRARLKKDYDDFKKHPEYDNFVREELVVEELEGGMCKEGSTDASRDTEEEEVQNGTSDMDPGVAEYPHLLENEPLGSGIRASLEILITSNESGPSTRSSKRRLIGNMGEDLSPNKRNKMSSEDSLTPEIYSEDGSKKQNVETMTLQVSEKTPGVSTPVSGFHGRCKPIQALLAKSVGNKVTLISQSQAAAMAQALQVQTKTVPTSTHEIKSVSSSQPAPLTVPITTQIQTAATTSTPKSPVQLVYKMSGGLGLFRKDGSQVKFAVQPVLDQKTGDKTMQQVVILPKNLVIQKSFEEKTAAQGTRVITVPTSKTPSSSAFTIPEKIPIQQVAPLKDTRVVRTPSPVVSPSMSKVIPLSGSSHVAKGTTDQNVTPNRSPAPSATPTDPSQCDLKQELKTVCIRDSQSILVTTRGGNTGVVKVQTSDQGASGTLPASPVFTIPPHLQAFLVSKSSSTAKSNPTAVSANTTAQSLPAATPRISRSTSLTSVPHSPSTGAIPGNAAMVARSSISLALNHPHNNSPFSVVSGANSPTTAAQTLISANSQLSPNSQNNVNAQISPVKIGQGVTLTTPPKNIIKPPSKRSQPQDKVSDQAHSQKIFVVSPSSDISAASKITTPTTLTVPGPRVVFISQAPGSTYSTVTVPKGTLSSGLATTPSTTTSSLKFGSSTPGEANKIVHEGISVPELPSKLLEVAANVNSKAVTLPETTTQTTPVSVSKVHATSSGLIFVQRNNPVSSSGSQSVNSSNQVKGSVSFEGKIMTFSTLSSGHMASSSLLTAAQQQSVPSSMSSSVSEASSNRSHQTVGSSALNVVPQYLGNLISRDTMLMRGVVVNKPRFPAPLPTGPAPVRLPTITSPLRVTHPVTLSSTTQAISTPTSTPLPITTSIVRPINPTSAATTVQEKIVINTTAPLAPGTQILINNTRLVVPAQGLGPGSHVLLITSPAVPRGVDDYCQGTFVIQWYYNAYTRLKDTTTKAPLVSAVQPAKKIISRIQALPVVTVPSGSVPTQTAVSGVSTNLNSGKLLVSPDGAVLNAVRGPAFSSFPVMAKPVAAQTVISTTSNLSVLSVQDPQQSATPDKSAGPNQ, from the exons ATGAAGGTGCAAGGCGACCCTTGCAGGAATGAACCCTGTTGCATATCCGAAGTTGTGATGCACAACGCCGTGGGTCTCAAGGACATGACAGAGggcagagagggacagagactaTTATACTTCCAGAATTCCCACCATCAAGATGAACTGGATGCAGGCTCCCAGGGGAGCATTCTTATATCACAATCAGGATCAAAGTACACAGACACTGAATGTATTGAAGTTACAGAAGACCTGTGCAATGGCACTTCAGGAGAACTGGACAGTGTTATTTCTTACTGTGACAAAAACGATGTGGACATGACAGATGGCGTGACGGAAATTTCTGAGGATAGTCAGTCTTTACCTGAAGTTTACCCATCTAGTGCAGTCGACGATGATGAGGACCTCACACCGGAAGTGCGGCAAGCCTTTAGAATATTCCACAGTTTTCTTTTGGAGAAGCACAAAGCTTTAATTGCCCCTTTTTGGCTTCCTATTGGTCCAGGGGACATCAGAGATGGAGAACCTGTTGCAAATTCAATATGTTTCAAGAGGATAGAGGAGAAGTTTGCAAAGCGTGAATATGAAACCATCACAGAGTTTGTGGCTGACTTCAGGTTAATGCTGGAGAACTGTTACAGATTTCATGGGGTTGATCACTGGATTTCTAAGCAAGCTCAGAAGTTGGAGATCATCCTAGAGCAGAAACTTACATTGCTGTCAAG GACTCTTAGAGAGAAGACCACTCTGGCTGTGACCTCTAAAGGTCGCTTTGGGGCAGAGGATGAGAAGGGCACAGGGGGCACTTCAACCAGAAGGAGGTCTGTGCCACGGAATCTGGCTGCCATCACAGTGGGTGGCAGCGAGTCCATTATGGTACAAGCCCTTAGGCTGGAGGAACAGCAGAGAGccaaagaggagaagag GCAGCGGGAGCTGGAGAAGAAGGAGGCTGAGGAGGCGTCGGCCAAAGAGGTCGAAGAGTGGGAGCGTGCCTTGCTGTCTCAGGCAGACCCTTGGCCAGTGGAGACGATGTGGGAGCTACCTGCCATCGGGCACTTCTTGTGCTTGGCACAGAAGGCCCTGAACCTCCCTGAGATTGTCTTCTTTGAGCTGGAGCGCTGCTTACTGATGCCGCGCTGCAGCTCCTTCCTCGCCAAGGTCATGACCTCACTCCTGTGTCAGCCCCACAGACGGGCCACACTGCACCGACGCCCAGCACTGCCTTATCGGCGGTGGGAGGCAGAGCTGAGGCGGCGGGTGGGAGGCTGGTATCAAACAGTCGGCAGGGCAGATGACCAGGGGTCACGGGCAGAGCAGCTGGGCCTTTGCCAGCGCTTTTTCTGTACTCTTGGAGAGACAAGTCCCCTGGAGGAGAGAGCTTTCCACTTGCTGCCTTTCAGTCAGCGCGTGTGGCTGCTCAAGGGCCTCTGTGACAATGTTTACGAGACTCAGAAGGACGTGCAGGATGCTGTGTTGGGCCAACCTATCCACGAGTGCCGCGAGTCCATCCTGGGCTATGATGGGCAGGAGAATGCATATATACACTTCCCACATTTCTGCGGTGCTGATTTGCGGATTTACTGCCAGAGTCCTTGCATGGAGCCAGAATTTCCCTTGCCTGCAGTACTAGTAAAAAAATTAGAGCGAGATTCTACCGCCGAGGGGCCAGAAGTTTCCGTGGAAACGAGTGACAGACATGAGGACAAACCAGGTATGGATCACCCTGTTGATTGGGTGAAGGTTGAGAATGGTGGTTCCAGCAGCAGGGACTCTGAGGtctggagagggacagaggactCCTTACAAGACATGGGGGACTTGAACGGAGAAAATGAACCTGATCAGAAAAGACaaagtaattttatttttcattgtaaaaATGATCCAGAGAGCCCTAAAAGAGTTAAAGAGGAGCTGGTGGAGGGAGAGCACATTCAAttcaaaaaagaggagggagaagagtCCTCTGATACAGAGCCTTGCCTGAGAGTAGGAGAAAACTGCTACAGAGGAAAGTCTCCTGCCAACTCTTGGGGCAGGGGAGATATGAAATCTTCTAGTAGACCTGAAGAGGACTGCACTCAGGTGGATGGATCACTTGGAAGTGAGCAGGATCCCTGTTCTGACTGTCATATAAGGTCTGAGCAAAATTTAGAGACACACCCTTGCCAGTGTACCAAAAAGCTGGTCTCCAAATCACCCACCCGATTACCTTGGAACGCCAACTCGACGGAGGGGGAGGCAGGCCGAGTGcgcagtaaaaaaaagaaaaggaagaaaaagaaagggaaggaaCTCCGGGTCAAGGGTGGGCCGAGTAAACTGGGCTCTGTGAAACTGAGTCAGGCCAAAGCAGCCAAAAGCACCCTTCGCAAAGCTGCCTGTACTatcaaaaaaaaggacaaaaggaaaaaacgaAAGCTAG GAAAAAAGGTTGACGCTGACAAAGTGgtaaagaaggagaaagacgcTCCTCAATTCCCAGTGGAGCCAACATTTAAA CTGGTTTGTTCCAGTCTAGAGGAGCTAAGAGATCTGATCAGCAAAACAGAGGATGAGCTGGATGAACTGGAGAGCACCAAAAAAAGATCT GGAAGGTGGTATTACAAGAGGGAGGCAGTAAAAGAGCTTCATATCACTCTTATAAGACTGCTGAATGAGTTAACACCATGGGAACCAAAACTGGTTAAAGCCTTTCAAAGGAACAG agccCGACTGAAGAAAGACTACGATGATTTCAAGAAACATCCTGAGTATGACAATTTTGTCAGAGAGGAGTTGGTGGTTGAGGAACTAGAAGGTGGCATGTGTAAAGAGGGCTCCACAGATGCATCTCGAGAtacagaagaggaggaggtacAAAATGGAACTTCTGATATGGACCCTGGTGTGGCAG AGTATCCACATCTACTTGAAAACGAGCCATTAGGAAGTGGCATTAGGGCCAGTCTGGAAATCCTCATCACATCCAATGAGTCAGGGCCTTCAACGCGGAGTTCAAAGCGTCGTCTTATTGGTAACATGGGTGAGGACCTGagcccaaacaaaagaaacaaaatgtcaagCGAGGACTCCTTGACTCCTGAAATCTACTCAGAGGATGGAAGcaagaaacaaaatgttgaaACAATGACCTTACAGGTTTCAGAGAAGACCCCAGGGGTGTCTACACCAGTGTCTGGTTTTCATGGACGCTGTAAGCCAATCCAGGCTCTGTTGGCCAAGAGTGTTGGGAACAAAGTGACCTTAATAAGTCAGTCTCAGGCAGCAGCTATGGCCCAGGCTTTGCAAGTGCAAACCAAGACAGTGCCTACTTCCACACATGAAATTAAATCCGTTTCAAGCAGTCAGCCAGCACCACTAACAGTGCCCATTACCACTCAGATACAGACAGCTGCAACCACATCCACACCAAAGAGTCCCGTCCAGTTAGTCTACAAGATGTCAGGAGGCTTGGGTTTGTTCAGAAAGGATGGCAGCCAAGTGAAATTTGCAGTGCAGCCTGTTTTGGACCAGAAAACTGGGGATAAGACAATGCAGCAGGTTGTTATCTTGCCAAAGAATCTGGTCATTCAGAAGTCTTTCGAGGAGAAGACAGCTGCACAGGGAACCAGAGTCATCACTGTCCCCACTTCAAAAACTCCATCCAGCTCTGCATTCACTATACCAGAAAAGATTCCCATCCAGCAGGTAGCGCCTCTGAAAGACACACGTGTTGTGCGTACGCCGTCTCCAGTTGTATCTCCTAGTATGAGTAAAGTAATACCACTTAGTGGAAGTTCCCATGTTGCCAAAGGGACTACTGACCAAAATGTGACTCCAAATAGATCCCCTGCTCCCAGTGCAACCCCTACTGATCCCAGTCAATGTGATCTCAAGCAAGAACTGAAGACAGTGTGCATCAGAGACTCCCAGTCCATCCTTGTCACCACAAGAGGGGGCAACACTGGGGTGGTCAAAGTTCAGACATCAGACCAGGGTGCATCAGGAACATTACCAGCCAGCCCGGTCTTTACCATCCCTCCTCACTTGCAAGCTTTTCTGGTGTCTAAGTCATCTTCTACTGCGAAATCCAATCCAACAGCAGTTTCTGCTAATACTACAGCCCAGTCACTACCTGCTGCTACGCCTCGGATAAGCAGAAGTACCTCGCTGACTTCTGTACCCCATTCTCCTTCTACAGGTGCCATTCCGGGGAATGCAGCAATGGTAGCCAGATCATCTATTTCTTTGGCCTTGAACCATCCTCACAATAACTCTCCCTTCTCTGTAGTGTCTGGTGCAAACAGTCCAACCACAGCTGCTCAGACATTGATTAGTGCTAACTCACAGTTATCTCCCAACTCTCAAAACAATGTTAATGCACAGATTTCACCTGTGAAGATTGGCCAAGGAGTTACCCTGACAACACCACCAAAAAATATCATAAAACCTCCATCAAAAAGGTCTCAACCTCAAGACAAGGTTTCAGACCAGGCCCACTCTCAGAAAATTTTTGTTGTCTCACCATCTTCAGATATTTCTGCAGCTTCAAAAATCACCACTCCCACAACTCTAACAGTTCCAGGACCAAGGGTAGTGTTCATTAGTCAGGCACCTGGCTCTACTTATTCTACTGTTACTGTTCCTAAAGGAACCTTGAGCTCTGGGCTTGCCACTACACCATCGACCACTACATCTTCACTAAAATTTGGCAGCAGTACCCCTGGTGAAGCAAATAAAATAGTCCATGAGGGTATTAGTGTTCCAGAGTTACCTTCAAAGCTACTGGAAGTTGCCGCGAATGTGAACAGTAAAGCTGTTACACTGCCTGAGacaaccacacaaaccacacctgTTTCAGTCTCTAAGGTTCATGCAACTTCTAGTGGACTCATTTTTGTTCAGAGAAATAATCCAGTCTCAAGCAGTGGGAGTCAGTCTGTGAACTCCAGTAACCAAGTCAAAGGAAGTGTTTCCTTTGAAGGCAAAATTATGACATTTTCTACTTTAAGCTCGGGACATATGGCTTCTTCTTCCCTCCTGACAGCTGCCCAACAACAAAGTGTACCCTCATCAATGTCGTCTAGTGTCTCCGAGGCTTCCAGCAACAGATCACATCAAACTGTAGGAAGCTCCGCACTGAATGTTGTTCCACAATACTTGGGAAATCTGATCAGCAGAGACACAATGTTGATGAGGGGTGTGGTAGTCAACAAGCCACGGTTTCCTGCACCACTTCCTACAGGACCTGCACCAGTCAGACTACCAACAATTACATCTCCACTTAGGGTCACCCATCCAGTGACCTTAAGCAGCACCACACAAGCCATAAGCACGCCTACGTCTACCCCTTTGCCTATTACAACTTCTATTGTCAGGCCTATTAATCCCACTTCTGCTGCTACAACTGTGCAAGAAAAAATTGTCATAAATACCACTGCTCCACTTGCTCCTGGCACTCAGATCCTCATCAACAACACCCGCCTTGTGGTTCCTGCTCAAGGTCTTGGACCAGGCAGTCATGTGTTGCTCATTACTAGCCCAGCTGTGCCCCGTGGAG TTGATGACTACTGTCAGGGCACCTTTGTCATCCAGTGGTACTACAATGCTTACACAA GACTTAaagacacaacaacaaaagcaccATTGGTGTCAGCTGTGCAGCCAGCCAAGAAGATTATATCCAGAATCCAGGCTTTACCAGTGGTCACTGTGCCGTCG GGCAGTGTTCCAACACAGACAGCTGTATCTGGTGTGTCAACAAACCTGAACTCTGGTAAACTGTTGGTAAGCCCAGATGGCGCTGTTTTGAATGCAGTTAGAGGTCCTGCCTTCTCCAGTTTCCCAGTGATGGCTAAGCCAGTGGCAGCTCAAACAGTAATTTCTACCACCAGTAATTTGTCAGTGCTGTCTGTACAGGATCCTCAGCAGTCAGCAACCCCGGACAAATCAGCAGGACCCAATCAATGA
- the mlana gene encoding melanoma antigen recognized by T-cells 1, whose translation MPRRDFSVHFASRGGGSYIRSEEAVGIALLVIILAALLILGCWYYRRRSGYKMIRSARGTGQSWREIMRSGQHSEGGAGTENKVALNEFSNLQRVVPNAPPAYEKIASGPLPPPYSP comes from the exons ATGCCTCGCAGAGATTTCAGTGTTCACTTTGCCAGCAGGGGCGGCGGATCTTACATCAGATCAGAAGA GGCAGTGGGTATAGCTTTACTGGTGATAATTCTTGCTGCTCTGCTCATCCTGGGATGTTGGTATTACCGAAGAAGGAGCGGATACAAAATGATCCGA AGTGCACGCGGTACAGGTCAGTCCTGGAGGGAGATCATGAGATCAGGGCAGCACAGTGAAGGAGGGGCGGGGACTGAGAACAAAGTCGCTCTCAACGAATTCAGTAACCTCCAGCGAGTG GTTCCAAATGCCCCTCCCGCCTATGAGAAAATCGCCTCTGGCCCATTACCTCCTCCATATTCACCCTGA